The genomic region TTGCCATAGCGATGATAAAGCCGCGTCCCTGTACGCCGAGGAGGTTTTCTTTCGGCACGATGCAGTCTTCAAATACCAGCTCGCAGGTGGAAGATCCGCGGATACCCATTTTCTTTTCATGCTTACCGATGGAGAAACCGGGGAATCCTCGTTCTACGATGAATGCGCTGATTTCTTTCATAGAACGGCCTTTCTTATCTTTTACCGTGCCGGTTACTGCAATAACGATAAAGACGTCGGCATAGCCCGCATTGGTGATAAAGATTTTGCTGCCGTTTAACACCCAGTGATCGCCGTCAAGCACTGCGGTTGTCTGCTGACCTTGAGCATCGGTTCCGGCGCCCGGTTCGGTTAACCCGAAAGCACCGATCTTTTTACCGGCGGCTAAATCGGGTACATACTTCATCTTTTGTGCTTCCGTTCCGAAGTGCATAATCGGATCGATACACAGTGAAGTATGCGCGGAAATGATAACGCCGGTTGTTCCGCATACCTTGCTCATTTCTTCCACACACATGGCATAGGTTAAAACGTCAGCCCCCTGTCCGCCGTACTGTTTCGGGACGGGAATGCCGAAGAATCCCAGCTTTGCCATCTTTTTGACATTTTCTTCAGGAAATTTT from Treponema vincentii harbors:
- a CDS encoding acyl-CoA dehydrogenase, with protein sequence MDFTLSREQLMAQQLFRDFAQNEVKPLAAEVDEEEKFPEENVKKMAKLGFFGIPVPKQYGGQGADVLTYAMCVEEMSKVCGTTGVIISAHTSLCIDPIMHFGTEAQKMKYVPDLAAGKKIGAFGLTEPGAGTDAQGQQTTAVLDGDHWVLNGSKIFITNAGYADVFIVIAVTGTVKDKKGRSMKEISAFIVERGFPGFSIGKHEKKMGIRGSSTCELVFEDCIVPKENLLGVQGRGFIIAMATLDGGRIGIAAQALGIAEGAIEETIKYTKERVQFGKRISQQQNTQFQLADMAARTQGAQYLVYAAACKKQAANENPNIRYSVEAAMAKLVAAEVASDVTRRCLQLFGGYGYTRDYPIERMMRDAKITEIYEGTSEVQRMVIAGNLGVN